One stretch of Prionailurus viverrinus isolate Anna chromosome C1, UM_Priviv_1.0, whole genome shotgun sequence DNA includes these proteins:
- the DFFA gene encoding DNA fragmentation factor subunit alpha isoform X4 → MEVAGGAETEIRPLKPCLLRRNHSREQHGVAASCLEELRNKACDILAIDKSLAPITLVLAEDGTIVDDDDYFLCLPSNTKFVALASNEKWTYNNSDGGTAWISQESLDVDETDTGAGLRWRNVARQLKEDVSSIILLSEADLQVLIDAPCSDLAQELRQSCVTVQGLQNTLQQVLDQREEARQSKQLLELYLQALEKEGGILSKQQESQTVGDQTDAVDTGGNRESSSTIALTSQILTVLKEKPAPELSLSSQDLEAPPRVARRQETSRLAPGLNFPWLPRKTPELWLPL, encoded by the exons ATGGAGGTGGCCGGAGGCGCCGAAACTGAGATCCGGCCTCTGAAGCCGTGTCTGCTGCGCCGCAACCACAGCCGCGAGCAGCATGGCGTGGCGGCCTCCTGCCTGGAGGAGCTGAGGAACAAGG CCTGTGACATTCTGGCCATCGATAAGTCCCTGGCACCAATCACCCTGGTCCTGGCAGAGGATGGCACCATAGTGGATGATGATGATTACTTCCTGTGTCTGCCTTCCAATACTAAGTTTGTCGCATTGGCCAGTAACGAAAAGTGGACGTACAACAATTCAG ATGGAGGTACAGCTTGGATTTCCCAAGAGTCCCTTGATGTAGATGAAACGGACACTGGGGCAGGGCTGAGGTGGAGGAATGTGGCCAGGCAGCTGAAAGAAGACGTGTCCAGCATCATCCTCCTGTCCGAGGCAGACCTCCAG GTGCTCATTGATGCTCCGTGTTCAGACCTGGCTCAGGAACTCCGCCAGAGCTGCGTCACCGTCCAGGGGCTCCAGAACACCCTCCAGCAGGTCCTGGACCAGAGGGAGGAAGCCCGTCAGTCCAAGCAGCTCTTGGAGCTTTACCTCCAGGCTTTAGAGAAGGAGGGCGGCATCTTGTCAAAGCAGCAAG AGTCCCAAACTGTTGGTGACCAGACGGATGCAGTCGACACGGGTGGTAACAGAGAGAGCTCCTCCACAATCGCACTCACAAGCCAGATCCTTACTGTGCTGAAGGAGAAGCCTGCTCCAGAGCTGAGTCTGTCCAGTCAGGATTTGGAG GCACCTCCCCGTGTAGCTAGAAGGCAGGAGACCTCTCGACTTGCGCCTGGCCTAAATTTCCC
- the DFFA gene encoding DNA fragmentation factor subunit alpha isoform X3, which produces MEVAGGAETEIRPLKPCLLRRNHSREQHGVAASCLEELRNKACDILAIDKSLAPITLVLAEDGTIVDDDDYFLCLPSNTKFVALASNEKWTYNNSDGGTAWISQESLDVDETDTGAGLRWRNVARQLKEDVSSIILLSEADLQVLIDAPCSDLAQELRQSCVTVQGLQNTLQQVLDQREEARQSKQLLELYLQALEKEGGILSKQQESQTVGDQTDAVDTGGNRESSSTIALTSQILTVLKEKPAPELSLSSQDLETLAPRCPVCLFYAHLISSMSEWLEQTSHFIYIRMA; this is translated from the exons ATGGAGGTGGCCGGAGGCGCCGAAACTGAGATCCGGCCTCTGAAGCCGTGTCTGCTGCGCCGCAACCACAGCCGCGAGCAGCATGGCGTGGCGGCCTCCTGCCTGGAGGAGCTGAGGAACAAGG CCTGTGACATTCTGGCCATCGATAAGTCCCTGGCACCAATCACCCTGGTCCTGGCAGAGGATGGCACCATAGTGGATGATGATGATTACTTCCTGTGTCTGCCTTCCAATACTAAGTTTGTCGCATTGGCCAGTAACGAAAAGTGGACGTACAACAATTCAG ATGGAGGTACAGCTTGGATTTCCCAAGAGTCCCTTGATGTAGATGAAACGGACACTGGGGCAGGGCTGAGGTGGAGGAATGTGGCCAGGCAGCTGAAAGAAGACGTGTCCAGCATCATCCTCCTGTCCGAGGCAGACCTCCAG GTGCTCATTGATGCTCCGTGTTCAGACCTGGCTCAGGAACTCCGCCAGAGCTGCGTCACCGTCCAGGGGCTCCAGAACACCCTCCAGCAGGTCCTGGACCAGAGGGAGGAAGCCCGTCAGTCCAAGCAGCTCTTGGAGCTTTACCTCCAGGCTTTAGAGAAGGAGGGCGGCATCTTGTCAAAGCAGCAAG AGTCCCAAACTGTTGGTGACCAGACGGATGCAGTCGACACGGGTGGTAACAGAGAGAGCTCCTCCACAATCGCACTCACAAGCCAGATCCTTACTGTGCTGAAGGAGAAGCCTGCTCCAGAGCTGAGTCTGTCCAGTCAGGATTTGGAG ACCCTGGCTCCTCGCTGCCCCGTTTGCCTCTTCTATGCACATCTCATTTCATCTATGTCAGAATGGCTTGAACAAACGTCTCATTTCATCTATATCAGAATGGCTTGA